In Etheostoma cragini isolate CJK2018 chromosome 19, CSU_Ecrag_1.0, whole genome shotgun sequence, the genomic window ctgcttgacaatcccattttgcagcaataaaattgatgtgatatgaacaaacagagaaattaatctttttagataaattaGATGTttacaaagtttccttttgtggacaacatttgaaattgggaaatatTTGAAGtaggaaaaaaggttataaattgcaatatatcgcaaaatattgcaacatgtttaaaattgtaataatattgtatcgtggcataagtatcgtgaggcgtctggtgatttgCACCCTTAGTGCGCACAGACACGCATGCTTGCACACGCATGTGCAcgtgcacgcgcacacacacacgcgcacacacacacacacacacacacacacacctatagaGGAAAAGATATACTAAGTTAAACATACATACTCATAGACTCCACATGCACCAATTAAAGACTTGGCTAGAAATCTTATATGCAACACATCCGTATCacgttattattgtttttcttgcgtttattttagtattaaatgaaaattataaaGGAAGGACAAATTAAACATTAGATACCAATTGAATAAAAAGCAAGAACAGATGTTATCAAAGGCTGCTCAAATGTTCTTTCAAATGGTTAAATAACTAATAAATTGGAAGGCCTGTGCATTGTGTTGACTGAGTTGGTGGTGCAGTgcaacacagcagcagcagcagcagcagacagtaTGGATTCTCCACTAACCCACTGACCTGCATTGCAGAGAAAGTTCTTTTCGTTTTGCTACGTGCTCTGTTTGGTTAATGAAAATACAAGTGGGATCATTATAGCATTTAGAAATGCTGCTCTCTAGTGTTGACAGACAGTTACTTCATTGGCGCCTATTTGGTCTGTATTACATTCTATGGGTCTGGGTGCAACAAGAAATACTATGTTCTGATATTTAGTCAAATTGCCCTCTTcagaataatgtatattatataactGAGATGTactaaaaagtacaatatttgcctctgaaatgCAGTGAATGATATAACTGTACAATGTCAGTACACATACTGCACCTCAGAATCAGACatggatttattgccaagtaagtaatCCTGACAAGGATTTTCCCTTGGtggttggtgcatacataaacatattaaatattattattaaataaataataatacagaaaCCAATATCTTCAAAAAAAGCTGTTTGAGGAAAAAGAGGCTGAATGGTTTAGTGCAGAATGTGCAAAAAGTTTAGGATATATAGTATGTGCAAAGGGCCGGTGTAGTCCAGGATGTAGGTTAATGCAATGTAGTTTTTAAGGCCATCTTGATTATGTCCTGGGAGATGATGGAGCCCAGGAAGAAGTAGGACTTCACAGTGTTGACTGGGGAGTCATCCAGGGGGATGGGGCAGGTGGGACTGCTTCCTTCTGGACATCCACAACCCTCGCCACTGTCTTCAGAGCGTTTAGCTCCaagttgttctgactgcacgAGGTCACCAGGTGGTAAATCTTCCACCTGTAGGCGGATTCATCCCGACCAGAGATGACTCCAATGAGGGTGGTGTCATCTTTGAACTTAAGGAGCCTTGGGGGGGCCCCACTGGCCTTGGGGGGGGACCAATGCTGATGGTCCTTGAGTCTGAGATGTGTTGCCCCAGTTCACGCACTGAATTCTTTCAGAGAGAAAGTCTGTGGTCCACCTGCAGGTGGAGTCAGCAACATGCAGCTGGGAGAGCTTGTCCTGCAGCAGAGCTGGGAGGATGGGATGGTGGAACACTTGAAGCAGATTGGTACATGGCATGTTTCCAGTGAGGTGTTAAAGATGTCTGTAAACACTAGAGACAGCTGATCAGCGCCACTGCACCACATCAGggtggagggagagacagagtcTGGCCTGGCTGCTTTGCAgtaggttttgtttttagaacAGCCTGTTTGTTAACTTGTCTCTGGGTGGAGGAGGGTTGCTGTTGTAGAGGGGATGGCAGGCGATGAACAGGCCCTGGCCCCTgctggaggagggtctgtcAAAAGGACAGAAGCAGTTGTTGAGGTGGTTTGCCAGGTGTTGATGGAGTGGGGGGCTTTTGGTTTGTACTTTGCGATCTGCATATGAAACAATCTGTTATATAGACAAATCTAATATCTGTCTATATCTGTCTGATGCCCTGCcagacagaaacacagtcaTTAACTGAGAACTGTTGTTGGAGTTTCTCAGAGTAGTAAAACTGTACTTTAGTGGcctacagtacttgagtaaatgttctCAGTTATTCTTTTCACTACTGATTTAGACCATCAGAAGAAAGCAGAACTAAACAGTTAAATGATTACTGTGAGTTTTCTGGTGTcgtcacacatacagtattctTGGGGGGTAGAGTTGAATAAATGTTACATAATATAGTATTTCTTAAAATCCTTGAAATAACTTGTTCTGTTCGtagtgttttgatttttttatacataaaaatatCCCGCTAGAGTTATACGCCTTACTAATCAAGGCTTAAGAACATGCGCGTTGGTGTCAGGTTTTCAATAGACTacatgttgaaaacataaacagGTCTCTGATACAGAGCCTGTTAGTGAGGTCAGTCCAGGTCCGTATGAAGTTCATTTCTAAATGTTACATTGTTTAGGGATCAATGACTGCCCTTGACTGTGAATGAGTGTGCATAATAGAGCTATTCAAACAACCACACACTTAAGCCACAATTTCAACTTTACCTCGGAGGCCGATTTAGGTCATTGTCAAGCTCGCCAGAGTCACTTATATAATGATTTATATCCGGTcatcattttcaaaattaaaaaaaaacttacttcATGGTCTTCTTTTAAGATTTAGGCCTTTACTTGTGACAGGACAGttcagacatgaaaggggagggagaaGGGGAACGACAGGCAGGAACCCAACTCGCGGCCGCCGCGTCGAGGACCGTGCCTCTGCACATGGGCAAGTCACCGAGGCGCCCATATTTCCTAGTCTTTTTAAAGCATAACATTTCAGATTTAGTTTGAAGGTTTATTGTGGACCATGAAAATAGGCTAGTataactaataaataaataaacaaatacatattagAATGATCTTAATTTTAGATCTACTTACTAGGTTTTTTACTGTATCTTTCAAGCAATGCCATGGTCTTCATAGGCTAATCATCTCCATGACAATTTAACAAGTTCCATCCACTGTTAGAGATTGAAAGCCctgggaaaaacaacaaccaagCTACTAAATGGACGTTGAGTTAAAAAAATTCAGCTCCAGTTTTTGTAAAAGTTCACTGTGAAATAGTGAAAATTCAAGTCCTTTTTTTCGTAACAATATAGAAAACAAATCAGCATTACAATCAATATGTAtatctacaaaaaaaagtcaacctAAACGTAAATTAGTAATAGgctaatacaaattaaatgatgCCATGTGCATacaaatttattttagtttttgttttccataaatGTTATAGATTTTATTTGAGATAAAGGTCTAGTGACAATAAACAAGCGTTATGGCTTTATAACGTTAGTAGCCTACCCATACGAAAAAGAAGGCAAAACAACAATTTCCGGTTCTGTTCTCACTAACCTTTGCTAACTTACGGTAGCAGGTAGCGTTATATCTTCAGCTGCTGTTTACTAGGGGGAGTTCCGTGTTGCCTCATCGTGCTAGAAGGAGTCGTCGTAGCGGGCAACAGAATCACCGTGACCACGGCCGAACAACCTCCGACCCACCGTCCTCTCCCCGCGGCGGAAACATGGCACCACTAAGCCTTCTGGAAAAGGCTCAGGTATGGCTCTTCAAGGCGGTCAATGGATTCTTATTTACGGTGTTTCGGCTCTTGTCCCCTCGGACACCCGTCATGTCCGGGAAGAAGCTCCCGCCCATCAGCAACCCTCTGCTGTTCGTGTCGGCGACGCAGCTCGCCAAGAAGATCCGCAGAAAAGAGGTGTGTGTACCTGGTCAAACTTCAAGACAAAAAgctgcatgaaaaaaaactgatttagcGTCACTTCttacttaaaaatgtaatgttaatgtatgtTTAGTCTCACAAAAGTTAAATTAGCAGTCAGCTATCTCAACATCTGGTTATTAGTAGATCATTCTCTTACATCcctgtagtttgtttttcaattggcCGAATAAAAAACCCTATTAAAGCCAAAGCTAGCTGCACCTCTACTCCACTCTGTAAGGATCTTACCctaacagtttttattttctttccaagcCTAAAAGTATTTATTACAACACAGCAGCACCTGTGTAATACCAACACCTGTACTTCTTATCATTATACACAATATAGAGTTGACTCAAAAAAGGAGCTGTTTTGTATTGTCCCTGCAgtcttttataataataataataacaataataataataataataataataataacatatatttatatagcgcctttcaTATAACCTAAGTACAcctaacaaaattaaattaaaggaatttagttaatttaaaattatttaatttatgagCATATTAATTCATTGTGGAAGTATCAGAACGGTATGGGCTggactttttgtgtgtttcaataCATTACATTGAAATGCATCTGCAGTATACTGGAGCggcaccataaaaaaaaaaaaacggtaatATCAATCCTATATAACtttgcaaatcttttttttgtgatcacattttttatttaaatttattttatttaaataagcaaaagtgcaaaacattggtctagatgacaacatacagaaaaggACACTACACATACTAAAGAAGGCAAAGTGCACCATTTCTACAATCCTTCCTTGCGATCAAATGTTGACCAAAACAAGGAGAGGAAATACAAGAAGGAGGGAGATGAGGTGGTTCCCTACGGGgtgcaatcattctcttggccgctgtaagtccagcaaaaacagcacgTTTTTGAGTTTAAGAGAGCTTAACGGCTGACAGGtcattaaaaatctaaatatttaaagtaacaGGTATAGTAACTATAATCaaggcagatattttggatgcaatattgttccagcactgaccaacaggagaacaatcccagatcatgtgaagatatgtaccttgagTCTTTGGTGGACAGAAAGTTCATAGAGGGCtgttttcatgtgatgcattaacaggggtgagatatgtcctatgaatgaaattgtagtgaatctgctgatagTCAAGATTGCGTGATACTTCttgaatgttagaccatacatcatccCAGTCAAGATCAATACTCAGGTCTGGGCAATCGTATATCCAGATCCTTGCGGTAGGAAGGCCAAAGCGGCCAGATATCATCAAGAACTGATTAAGCCTTGATACTATACCACAGGTTTTTGGCTGCATAGTAAATACCTGCCGGATAGAATGGATGGGCAAAGACCACTGCTAGGGGACACCGTATGCCTTGAatgctgatcttaattgaaggtaaaaaaagaggaacatggTAGATTGGATTTGTTAtgtaagtcagaaaaaagaaacaagccaacctcactaaaaatgtcttttggaCAATGAACCcccctttgttcccattgtggtgatgttttaggcctcccaccaatcaggagagCTGTATTATTGAGTAATGGAGAACATTTGTGTCAGTTACAAGCTACACTACAGtatgtttcagccaatctccaagttttgataaaacaagataatggggccaaagtgTAGCTGGCACTGTctcttaaaaatatataacaaatgcATAAATTATGTAGGACAGGCAACAGGCATATTGGGGCTAAACCAGGTGAGAAGGGGCCTTAACACAAAGgacaaaaaataatgtttaaagttgggaactgagaagccaccatcctctttccttctctgtagATTAGACATCTTAGGTTGTGACCGCTttcctttccagataaatttaaaTACTGCTAATTGTAATTCTTGCCAAAACCAGAAGGAGGGGAAAGAGGTATCATAGAgcacacaaaataaatcctCTGTGGAACATTGATTttaatcacagaaaaaaaagtaccaTACAATTCAGGGGGATCCCATCAAAGCCCAGTGATTTTTCCttttgcatattctgtactgCCACCCTTAATTCTTCCTCGGTACTGTAGTTGAAATGATCTAACATTGCGTGCATTAGATAAGAATAGAATGGAATTGCTGGATGTCCACGTCCATTATTATGTTAGCAGAGGAACATAAAAGCTAAGAATGCCCCCGTTCCCTGTCCTCGTTTTTAGGACAAACCTGTTTCATATTTCACCTGGAAGAATACACTGCAATCATCTAATCCAATTCTGGCAGTATGgcatgtttttctgttctgtgaCTTACATGCACCTAACGGTTTCTGCAGGTGTCAAGTGTAGAGGTGGTGCGGGCTTACATTGACAGGATCCAAGAAGTCAATCCCTTTGTGAACGCAGTTACAAAAGACAGGTAAGCAAGAATAATTCCTCCTTATCTGATACTTTTACctttatatgttttttgtgttttagatgCAATGATTAGTtgatatgacagaaaatgaatcggCAGCTACTTTGATAATCGGATAATCGTTTTAGCCAAATATTTACTGGACATtctatttacaaaagaaaagcaaataacCAAGATAATATCTTTCAAGTGAACTTAtaataaaactgaacattagttgcagccctattgtGCTCCCATGTTTGTTTTAGTAATAGTTATTTGTCCTTTTGGGTGTTTGGAGCTaaattgttaattatttataatgCTGCCATTTTCCTGGTTTATCTTTACTCCTGTACAAACTGTACCTGTGCTATCATCTGTCGAATTTGATATCATCTTTTGACAAGCTGAAAAAAGTACATATTTACACTATAATTACATAAAGGGTATACTGTTTCCACTTTAATGTATAGGTTTAAAATCCAGACTTTTTATTCGGGAATTAAACAAAATTGGGTCAAATAATTGATTAGTTTTTCTGTCCAGGTTCGATGCGGCCCTCCAGGAGGCAACGCAGGTCGACAAGCTGATTGAAGAGGAAACTGGAGGAGAGGAGGTGCTGGAGGACCGACTGCCTTTACTGGGAGTCCCACTCTCTGTCAAAGAGTCCTTCGCCCTCCAGGGTAGCTACCAGAAGTATAACCTCCTGTCAGCCACTTGAAACCAGCCACTTTACTTTGATTACATACATCCAATAACCAGTATCGGAGTCAACATTTGATACTGATAACACAtgcagtgagggaaaaaagtttttgatcccctgctgattttgtacatttgcccactgacaaaaaaatgatcagtctatattttaatggtagatttatttgaacagtgagagaaagaataacaataaaaaatccagaaaaacaaatatcaaaattgttataaattgatttgcattttaatgtagTCTAAAGTATGTCTTTGTCTCATCCAGCTGCTTGGCAGTGGTCTTACAGCCTGTTCCAGACTTGCgtaggtctacaatcttgtctCTGACATACTTagagagctctttggtcttggccctggtggagagtttggaatatgattgattgattctgtcgacaggtgtcttttatacaggtaacaagctgaGATAAGGAGCACTACCATTAAGATTTTGCTTCTAATCTCAGtctgttacctgtataaaagacacttgggagccagaaatctttctgattgagagggggtcaaatacttccatctccatccatccatcttcgaccgcttatccggtatcgggtcgcgggggcagcagctccagcaggggaccccaaNNNNNNNNNNNNNNNNNNNNNNNNNNNNNNNNNNNNNNNNNNNNNNNNNNNNNNNNNNNNNNNNNNNNNNNNNNNNNNNNNNNNNNNNNNNNNNNNNNNNacagccctcaggttcatagggacacacaaacctctccaccacgataaggtgatggttccccggagaggggaaccatcaccttatcgaaTCTTATCGGTCAAATACTTATGTTCCTAAAATTAAATTTactacatttttgacatgctttttcTGGATTgtcttgttgttattctgtctctcactgttcaaatacaTCTACCATTCAAATTATAGACttatcatttctttgtcagtggacAAACGtccaaaatcagcaggggatcaaacacttttttccctcactgtatcCACCCATATGCCACTACTTGGATAGTTCAAACATACAGGTAAATTGTTGTAATTATTAACTCTATGTAAGATttagattttggattttgaTTCTTTAGTTTATTCCATGCTGTAGTTAagcattttgacacatttcccACCTGCAGGCATGCCCTACACGTCCGGTGTGGTCTCCAGGCGAGGAGTGGTGGCCACCGTGGACGCTCCTCCGGTCGCCCTACTGAAGAGAGCGGGGGCCATCCCGATGGGTGTCACCAACACCAGTGAGCTGTGTATGTGGTTAGAGTCCCACAACCATCTCCACGGCATCACAAACAACCCATACGACCTGGAGAGGATACCAGGAGGGAGTTCAGGTTAGACATTGTTGGTTTAACTTTTTGATAACCTAATGGCGAGTTAAAGGATCGTCTTCTCTTTTAAGGGAAGTACATTGTTGTTGGCTTACAGAGTTCAGAGTCAAGAAGCATCTTCTAATTGTCTCCAGGAATAGCCCTGGTGCATGATAATCACATTTCATTAcactgcagacacaaacacagaggctCTGGCCCTGGTTCCTTAAAGGGGAACTAGGCAGTTCTTttaagcttaatttaccttaactgaacagttTCTGAATCAAtggaattaattttttttaagttgaatgGTGGCCGTCTCGCTCCCCCCTAGCGCCTTTGAGACAAAAAACCACCCTTGCCACTTTCAGCCGGCGAGTTGCCAGACTCAGCGTCAGGAAGTAGAatgtgatatcaggtctcgcaatgtaacaaattgcttcacggcactgcacacattcagaaactggctaacaaggtagcgatggagttttccgagtttttcacactattgtcatggctaagctgggaaaaaagaagaagttggagaaacagagaaatagAAAACGGCAGACTGACCAAGCAAGGAGTCAGCCATAAGTAATCATAGCAGCTGCCAAATGTCTGTTCCGAAGCTGTAGGGGGTTCTTTATAGAGAAACCTGggagcaaaaagcaaaaacagcgAAGAAATGGCCAGAACTGCAAAGCGTCCCTTTAAAAGGGAACTGCACCATCACAATctgtttaaagctatagtgcgtagtttctgtctcccccatgaagAATTGtaagaaatgacaacaaaactgtcaatgCATCCATATGATAGAAGCCTACCAACGTATCTCCTCTCTTTTATTATGTCCTCTTTCCTCTGCCTGTCTCAGGTGGGGAAGGCAGTATACTGGGAGCAGCAGGCGCAGTCATTGGCATTGGCTCCGACATCGGCGGCAGCATCCGTATGCCCTGTTTCTTCAATGGAATATTTGGCCATAAACCCACTCCTGGTaagataaattaaatgttaacattGATATTAAAGGTTCAGTTGGTAACTGTTTAGCTGTAAAATTAGAATGCTTGCtcaaatgtttctgaaaacatttttctgaaaaaCCTTTGAGGCAAGAATTAGGCAATGCAGGTATGCCACTTAAAATAGTGAAATAGCTTGTATCgcctatttttcttttatcatgcaacaacattttttattacattttaaattaataatgtttaaaaggttTAACTGTTTAGTCAGTCAAAATTCTTTATGTCAGTTAATGGTTAAACAGTTAATTATTAAGACCCCTATTTGGTGgggaccaaaaacagagctaaaaagaaAGTACATTTGGACTACTCTTGCTTTGCCAATCCCTCCTACAAAGCGCGCTGGTGGAGAGTCAGGCTACTCTACATAGCTTTCTGGGATGGGATAAAAAcgtactctggtttattggcatttctttgaaccaatcacaatcgttttTGGCGGTGttgctgcaaaataggctcAGAAGGAGTTTgctttggtggaacgtgtatgtttaaagtTGTTGTAGTCATGAAACAGataactcagattggacagttaACCTGAAAATGTGcctaatatgagcactttaaaaagtgttgatatgtcaatgttgtgtgttACAGCTTGTTTCCACCGCCTCTTAATGCCCTAAATGGTTATTGCAGGTTCAAAGAGCACATTTATATGCCAGGCTTCACTGTGATTGTGATGTGTTTCTGCAGGTGTTGTGTCCTGTGAGAACCAGTACCCTCCCAGCACTGGCAGACATAAGGAGTACGTCAGTAGTGGTCCCATGTGCCGCTACGCTGAGGACCTGCTGCCCATGCTCAAGATCATGGCGGGACCCAAAGCTCACATGTAAGAGCTTAGATACATTTTTAGGTTTAGGTTTCTATAAATAGTTCTCTTTCCTTGTACATTATGCAGTTATTATGTTCCCAGACTTACTATGAGAAGCTTACTTGCGGGAAGCCGgtaaaaaatgtccttttaagAGTAGATGTTGTAATATTTCAATCAACTTTTGAGATGTCGCAATCTTCAggtggcacacacacatctatatcCCTACGGTTACCATAAAGCTGCCTGCTCCCATCTATTTTGTAAATTATCCTTCACAAAAATGTTACTAAAGGATCAAAAGATGAAGTCTTGCTGTTTGAAATCACCAGCTAAAAAGATAACAAGTTTAGCAGTGTATGTAGTCATATAAGGAGATCTGAAACAGCTGTCAACAACGTGCTAATCTGTCAACAAGAGCAGCGATGTACTGTGACAGACAAAGTCAGTGGGAAAGAAATCTTTCTAAAGCAAACCGCTCCATAATTCtgtcttaaagcaacactagagaactttttgtacctttaaaataatgtttccaaaattgtttcagtggttcatcaactcgtaacagggtgaactgcacttctgcattcactttgcggctctctaccggctataaccgcactatgcgagtttgccagattgggtagcggatctgtagtttcAATGAGACACGATGGGACAATTcagcttccaacctgtaggtggaccgaagcgggaaaagttatctagtgttgctttaagaagAAGTTTGTACAATTCTTTTCTTGCATGAGGCTCAATGTTTCCTTTACAAACACTCTTCCACAGGGAAATTAGATGAAAATATGTCatttagaaatgtaaataatgtctTTATTCACACAAATCTTTATCAGGTGAATTCAAGAACTTACATAATCCAAAGTGCCTTACCCGGCCAAGAGTCCGGAGACACCCACACCCTGCATAATGTGTTAAGATCAAATCCTTGAGATGCAATGATTTAGCTTTAAT contains:
- the faah2b gene encoding fatty-acid amide hydrolase 2-B, translated to MAPLSLLEKAQVWLFKAVNGFLFTVFRLLSPRTPVMSGKKLPPISNPLLFVSATQLAKKIRRKEVSSVEVVRAYIDRIQEVNPFVNAVTKDRFDAALQEATQVDKLIEEETGGEEVLEDRLPLLGVPLSVKESFALQGMPYTSGVVSRRGVVATVDAPPVALLKRAGAIPMGVTNTSELCMWLESHNHLHGITNNPYDLERIPGGSSGGEGSILGAAGAVIGIGSDIGGSIRMPCFFNGIFGHKPTPGVVSCENQYPPSTGRHKEYVSSGPMCRYAEDLLPMLKIMAGPKAHMFSLDTKVDLKKLRFFTISHDGGSLLTYPVSKELMDIQRKVVERLEADLGVQVQEVRFPELRYSFQIWNTYMGLPDKEGKPPQAFAELMGEPGRPVWPLWELLKWMMGKSEHTMAAIGLSLVEMTNVSKPSPFIIQQKEKLQKALDELLGADGVFLYPSHPRVAPKHHHPLFRPFDFAYTGIINILGLPVTQCPLGLGEEGLPLGLQVVAGKLQDRLTLEMALYLEKTFGGWREPGAN